From the Halodesulfovibrio sp. MK-HDV genome, the window AAACAACCGGTACATACCCGAATAGGATCAACGTCATTGCGGGCTTAATTACATCGACAAATTCAACTTCCCCGATACGAACACCAAGGTAGAGGATACTTGCGTAAGGTGGAGTAACGCCACCCATAGCAGTGTTAACGCCGATGATTGCAGCAAAGTGAATTGGGCTGATGCCGATAGCTTCCATAAGCGGGAGCAGCAGCGGAGCAGTAAGAATGATGGATGTAATGTCGTTAACGATCATGCCAATGAAGAAGAGCAGAATGTTAACGAGGATGAGAAGCATCACCTTATCTGTAGTGATAGTGAAAATGCCTTCAACAAGAGCCTGCGGAATTTCTTCCATTACAAACATCTGGCTGAGCATGAGGCTGAACACAATCATAACCATGATTGCGCCAATCGCGGTGGCAGCATCTTTAGAAGCGATGAGGAATTTTTTCCAGGTTAAGCCCTTGTATACAAGGAAACCAACAGGGAAAGCGTAGATAACGGCAACAGCCGCAGCTTCTGTAGGAGTCATGATGCCGCCGTAAATACCGCCCAGAATGATAATAGGCATTACAAGCGCAGGAATAGCGAGCAGCGTGGCAGCAGAAGCGGCGCGTACTGTTTCAGCGATTGGCTTTGGCTTATCCATTACGAGAGGGAATTTGCGACACATGACGAGGTTTACTACGCCGAACAGGAACGTAATAAGTATACCGGGGCCTACTGTTGCCAAGAAACAGGCAAGAATAGATGTGTCTGTTACCCAGCCGTAAACGATCATGGTTACGCTTGGAGGAATAAGAAGGCCAAGAATGGAGGAGTTTGCAACGAGTGCAGTTGCATAGCCTCTAGGGTAGCCTTTAGCTGCCATTTCAGGAATCAAAAGAGGGCCTGTAGCTGCAACACCGGTTAATCCACTACCGGAGATTGCGCCAATGATAGCACAGCTTAAAGAGGCTACGATACCGAGACCGCCTCGAATTCTACCAACAAAAATATTTACAAAGTCTAGCAGGCTCTTCGCAATACCACTTTCACTCATAATAGCGCCGGCAAAAACAAAGAGCGGGATACAGAGCAGAACAGGGTTGGAAAGCTGGCTGAAGCCCCAGAGCATGGTGCCTTTCATTGTAGCGCCACCAACAAGGTGCATAAACATGAGGGCGCCGCCGAAACAGAATGGTAATGGAACACCAAAGCTCAGCATTACAACAAGTAATCCGATTGCCAGTAATGAAATTTCAACCATTGCTATGCGCTTCCTTCGTTTGCACTATGCAAACTGGTAGTAACTGGTTTTGTGCTTAGCAGCGAAAAGCGCCGAATGTTCTTAATGAGGTGACCCAGGCCGAACATTGTCATTAAGAGCAGTCCGAG encodes:
- a CDS encoding TRAP transporter large permease, with amino-acid sequence MVEISLLAIGLLVVMLSFGVPLPFCFGGALMFMHLVGGATMKGTMLWGFSQLSNPVLLCIPLFVFAGAIMSESGIAKSLLDFVNIFVGRIRGGLGIVASLSCAIIGAISGSGLTGVAATGPLLIPEMAAKGYPRGYATALVANSSILGLLIPPSVTMIVYGWVTDTSILACFLATVGPGILITFLFGVVNLVMCRKFPLVMDKPKPIAETVRAASAATLLAIPALVMPIIILGGIYGGIMTPTEAAAVAVIYAFPVGFLVYKGLTWKKFLIASKDAATAIGAIMVMIVFSLMLSQMFVMEEIPQALVEGIFTITTDKVMLLILVNILLFFIGMIVNDITSIILTAPLLLPLMEAIGISPIHFAAIIGVNTAMGGVTPPYASILYLGVRIGEVEFVDVIKPAMTLILFGYVPVVFLTSFWPQLALYLPSLIGY